From Gimesia panareensis, the proteins below share one genomic window:
- a CDS encoding GspE/PulE family protein, translated as MAARRLGQIMVDLGYISEDQLWDILEEQKQSPGEVIGQVAIRMGLVTDEQVTQALAEQWGMPVVELSETNIPPKVLELVPETMASIYKIMPVSLKDNVLTVAMADPQNVAALDDLRNFLGYDVRGAVSNLKEVEEAIERHYSEHQDSIEDVIGAIEDELGEETGKNVYNITDTDELVDAAPIRKLLNMVMLLAIKDQASDIHMEPFEDEFKIRVRADGVLYEMVPPPRHLANAIVSRIKIMADLDIAERRLPQDGRIELNVGGNPVDLRVSVLPTLFGEAVVMRVLDRTVVQLDLNKIGMDPNTLSRFREMIHRPNGIVLVTGPTGSGKTTTLYSALNELNVIEEKIITTEDPIEYDIDGLIQVPVNPDIDVTFASVLRAILRHDPDQILIGEIRDYETAEIAVQSALTGHLVFSTLHTNDAPSAITRLRDMGVPTFLITATVEAIQAQRLVRTICKECRTEFEPSDELLMELQLPIEQARQYSFYYGKGCATCNNSGYKGRTGLYELMDVTDEIRDLITEDASVDDIRNMARSQGMTTLREAGLKLIFDGVTTIDEVVRETVMEDID; from the coding sequence ATGGCAGCACGACGCCTTGGTCAAATTATGGTCGATTTGGGATATATCTCAGAAGACCAGTTGTGGGATATTCTGGAAGAGCAGAAGCAGAGTCCGGGGGAAGTCATCGGCCAGGTGGCGATCCGGATGGGGCTGGTCACCGACGAGCAGGTGACCCAGGCGCTCGCCGAACAGTGGGGGATGCCCGTTGTCGAACTGAGTGAAACCAATATTCCTCCCAAGGTGCTGGAACTGGTGCCGGAAACCATGGCCTCGATTTATAAAATCATGCCGGTTTCTCTGAAAGATAACGTGTTAACCGTCGCCATGGCGGATCCGCAGAATGTGGCCGCACTCGACGATCTGCGCAACTTTCTGGGATATGATGTCCGCGGTGCGGTCTCCAATCTGAAAGAAGTGGAAGAGGCGATTGAACGCCATTATTCCGAGCATCAGGACAGCATCGAAGATGTCATCGGTGCCATCGAAGATGAGCTGGGGGAGGAGACCGGTAAAAACGTCTACAACATCACCGATACTGATGAGCTTGTCGATGCCGCCCCGATTCGCAAGCTGCTCAATATGGTCATGCTGCTGGCCATCAAGGATCAGGCGAGTGACATTCATATGGAGCCTTTCGAAGACGAGTTCAAAATCCGCGTGCGTGCGGATGGCGTTCTGTATGAAATGGTGCCTCCGCCCCGCCACCTGGCGAACGCCATCGTATCACGTATTAAAATTATGGCCGATCTGGACATTGCCGAACGCCGCCTGCCTCAGGACGGTCGTATCGAATTGAACGTGGGGGGGAACCCGGTTGACCTGCGTGTCAGTGTATTGCCGACCCTCTTTGGCGAAGCAGTCGTTATGCGAGTGCTGGACCGGACGGTGGTGCAGCTCGACCTGAATAAAATCGGCATGGATCCCAATACACTCTCCCGTTTCCGCGAGATGATCCATCGTCCCAACGGGATTGTGCTGGTGACCGGCCCGACGGGGAGTGGCAAAACCACCACGCTCTATTCGGCCCTGAACGAACTCAACGTCATTGAAGAAAAAATCATCACCACGGAAGACCCGATCGAATACGACATCGACGGTCTGATTCAGGTTCCTGTGAATCCCGATATCGATGTGACCTTCGCCTCGGTGCTGCGGGCGATTCTGCGACACGATCCCGATCAGATTCTGATTGGTGAGATTCGTGACTACGAAACCGCGGAAATCGCCGTGCAGAGTGCGTTGACCGGACACCTTGTGTTCAGCACGCTGCATACCAACGACGCACCGTCGGCGATTACCCGTTTGCGTGATATGGGGGTCCCGACCTTCCTGATTACCGCAACGGTCGAAGCGATTCAGGCACAACGTCTCGTAAGAACGATCTGTAAGGAATGCCGTACCGAGTTTGAACCCAGCGATGAGCTGCTCATGGAACTTCAGCTGCCCATTGAACAGGCGCGGCAGTACAGCTTCTACTACGGGAAAGGTTGCGCCACCTGTAACAACTCGGGTTACAAGGGCCGTACCGGTCTGTATGAGCTCATGGATGTCACCGATGAAATTCGCGACCTGATTACCGAGGACGCCTCGGTAGACGACATTCGCAATATGGCACGCAGCCAGGGAATGACCACGTTGCGTGAAGCCGGGCTGAAACTGATTTTTGACGGGGTCACCACGATCGACGAAGTCGTGCGTGAAACCGTCATGGAAGACATTGATTAA
- a CDS encoding type IV pilus twitching motility protein PilT, producing MATVQIDKLLETVVKEKVSDLHITTGQPPVVRVGGRMVRLETKSLEPDDTVALMKSITPERNQQELQEVGGTDFGFAFGEHARFRVSVFKQRGHIGMVLRRIPNEFLTFEQLGLPTVIGDLLKRPRGLFLVTGPTGSGKTTSLASMINHMNDTMDHHIITMEDPIEYYHQHKKSTINQREIGVDVPTFPEALRRALRQDPDVILVGEMRDLETISAAITAAETGHVVFGTLHTTGAQGTVDRIIDVFPTSQQDQIRTQLSSSIIGILSQALMPKKPKGLVAAYEMLVVTPAIANLIREAKTYRINSSIQTGRKFGMQLLDDALFNLWRDGLCEEEDVVIRSNNPGELKAKIAMAKKGLLEDDDDEDDDDDFED from the coding sequence ATGGCAACAGTTCAGATTGATAAATTACTGGAGACCGTCGTTAAAGAGAAGGTGAGTGACCTGCACATCACTACCGGACAGCCTCCCGTTGTACGTGTGGGCGGTCGCATGGTCCGTCTGGAAACCAAAAGTCTGGAGCCCGACGATACCGTGGCTTTGATGAAAAGTATCACCCCCGAGCGAAACCAGCAGGAGCTGCAGGAGGTCGGAGGAACGGACTTCGGATTCGCCTTTGGTGAACATGCACGATTTCGTGTTTCCGTCTTCAAGCAGCGTGGCCATATTGGTATGGTGCTGCGTCGAATTCCAAACGAGTTCCTGACTTTCGAGCAGCTGGGTCTGCCGACAGTGATTGGCGATCTGCTCAAACGCCCCCGTGGTCTGTTTCTGGTGACCGGTCCGACGGGGTCCGGGAAGACGACCAGTCTGGCGAGTATGATCAACCATATGAATGATACGATGGACCATCACATCATCACGATGGAAGACCCCATCGAGTATTATCATCAGCATAAAAAATCGACCATCAACCAGCGTGAAATCGGTGTGGACGTTCCTACCTTCCCGGAAGCGCTGCGACGTGCTCTGCGACAGGATCCGGACGTGATCCTGGTGGGGGAAATGCGTGACCTGGAGACGATTTCTGCTGCGATTACTGCGGCAGAAACGGGGCACGTGGTGTTTGGAACGCTGCATACGACAGGGGCCCAGGGAACGGTTGACCGTATCATTGACGTGTTTCCCACCAGTCAGCAGGACCAGATCCGCACCCAGCTTTCTTCGTCAATCATCGGCATTTTGAGTCAGGCGTTGATGCCCAAAAAGCCCAAGGGGCTGGTGGCCGCCTATGAAATGCTGGTGGTCACTCCCGCGATCGCGAACCTGATTCGTGAAGCCAAAACCTATCGTATCAACTCCAGTATCCAGACCGGGCGAAAGTTCGGAATGCAGCTGCTGGACGATGCCTTGTTCAATCTCTGGCGTGACGGGTTATGCGAAGAAGAGGACGTCGTCATCCGTTCGAATAACCCGGGTGAGCTGAAAGCCAAGATTGCGATGGCCAAGAAAGGGCTGCTGGAAGACGATGATGACGAGGATGATGATGACGACTTTGAGGATTGA
- a CDS encoding GspE/PulE family protein, translating to MADDWMQQLVDDGYLGPAQLDEASSLASSMGISPGEALVKLGYVGAEVIAQAQASMYGYEFVELEGMEIPQSVIELVPESMARENTVIPVGMKGDSLQIALHDPMKYEVLDKLRFIINRDIDVVMAPIEAIQSAINRHYGQSETESVDTMLKEFTETQIDITATELATSTSVEEEDESAPVIRLANLIISEAVNMRASDIHVEPFEDRIRIRYRIDGSLIERDSPPRRLLSALVSRFKIMAKMDIAEKRRPQDGRIKTTISGKDFDLRVSILPTNHGQAVVMRILDRDNIKVGIRNLGFSEENYRRFQTIIRRPNGIFLVTGPTGSGKTTTLYSALGELNRPDKKIITAEDPVEYYLPGINQVEVKHNIGLDFSRIIRAMLRQAPNVILVGEIRDKETAEMAIQASLTGHLVFSTLHTNDAPGSVTRLIDMGVEPFLVASSVMAVMAQRLVKVVCGKCVEQYSPDPGELEYLGITPSQLEGAIFNRGKGCKTCSHTGYKGRKAVFELMMMNTAIREMTFRSEASQNIRRQARLFGMKSLAEDATDKALQGITTLAEAMKLAKGLES from the coding sequence ATGGCCGATGATTGGATGCAACAGTTAGTCGATGATGGGTATCTTGGTCCTGCGCAACTGGACGAAGCCTCAAGTCTGGCCAGTTCCATGGGAATTTCGCCCGGTGAAGCATTAGTGAAGCTGGGGTACGTCGGGGCCGAGGTGATCGCCCAGGCGCAGGCCTCAATGTATGGCTATGAATTTGTGGAACTGGAGGGGATGGAAATCCCCCAGTCCGTGATTGAACTCGTTCCCGAGTCCATGGCCCGGGAAAATACGGTCATTCCCGTGGGGATGAAGGGCGACTCTCTGCAGATTGCCCTGCACGATCCCATGAAGTACGAAGTTCTGGACAAGCTGCGGTTCATTATTAACCGTGATATCGACGTCGTTATGGCGCCGATTGAGGCCATCCAGTCCGCGATCAACCGGCACTACGGTCAGAGTGAAACCGAGTCGGTCGATACCATGCTGAAGGAATTCACAGAAACCCAGATCGACATTACGGCGACCGAACTGGCGACTTCGACCAGCGTTGAAGAAGAGGATGAGAGTGCCCCCGTCATTCGACTGGCGAACCTGATCATCAGTGAGGCTGTGAATATGAGGGCCAGTGATATCCACGTGGAACCCTTCGAAGACCGAATCCGGATTCGCTATCGGATTGACGGTTCGCTGATTGAGCGGGACAGTCCGCCCCGACGTCTGCTCTCGGCACTGGTCTCCCGTTTCAAAATTATGGCCAAAATGGATATTGCTGAAAAACGGCGCCCCCAGGACGGTCGAATTAAGACGACGATCAGTGGTAAAGACTTCGACCTTCGCGTCAGTATTCTGCCAACCAACCATGGCCAGGCGGTGGTCATGCGTATCCTCGACCGGGACAACATTAAAGTGGGGATCCGGAACCTCGGTTTCTCGGAAGAGAACTACCGACGCTTCCAGACCATCATCCGGCGTCCGAACGGGATCTTCCTGGTGACTGGCCCCACAGGGAGTGGTAAAACGACAACTTTGTACAGTGCCCTGGGGGAACTGAATCGTCCCGACAAGAAGATCATCACGGCAGAGGATCCGGTCGAATACTACCTGCCCGGGATCAACCAGGTGGAAGTGAAGCACAATATCGGACTGGATTTCTCACGAATTATTCGTGCCATGTTGCGACAGGCACCGAATGTGATTCTGGTGGGTGAAATTCGTGATAAAGAAACTGCTGAGATGGCAATTCAAGCATCTTTAACAGGACACTTGGTATTCAGTACCCTTCATACGAACGATGCGCCCGGATCTGTGACACGTTTGATTGATATGGGTGTAGAACCGTTCCTCGTGGCATCCAGTGTAATGGCGGTCATGGCACAGCGTCTTGTGAAAGTGGTGTGTGGTAAATGTGTCGAGCAATATTCACCCGATCCAGGGGAGCTGGAGTACCTCGGAATCACCCCCAGTCAGCTGGAAGGGGCGATCTTCAATCGGGGTAAAGGGTGTAAGACTTGTTCACATACCGGATATAAAGGTCGGAAAGCGGTCTTCGAGCTGATGATGATGAATACCGCTATACGTGAAATGACTTTTCGCAGTGAGGCTTCTCAAAATATCCGGAGACAGGCACGTTTGTTCGGTATGAAATCACTGGCGGAAGACGCCACTGACAAGGCGCTGCAAGGGATTACTACCTTGGCGGAAGCAATGAAGCTGGCCAAGGGGCTGGAGAGCTGA
- a CDS encoding aminotransferase class V-fold PLP-dependent enzyme — MNEQLIYLDNAATSYPKPDSVYAAMDQYSRDCGAPVGRGAYRKSVELQSEIDLCRKLAAEVLGAARPEEVSFTFNGTDSLNTIIHGVLKPGDHVITSDVEHNSVLRPLQTLKQRWGLEVTHVPANEQSVVDPSAFKEALRENTRLIVLNHASNVTGSIQPINEVGEIARKAGVLFLVDAAQSVGHIPLNVSDQPIDFLACPGHKGLLGPLGTGLVYIRADLADQVESLRQGGTGTSSEEETQPLTQPDKYEAGNHNTPGLVGLKAALEYLKQRGIDDLRQHEQQLTGLLLEGFRALPGFELPGPLQPEERVGVVSLVNQSVEPQVLASILDENFGIQIRAGLHCAPRIHRSIHSQEWGGTIRFSPGPFTTVSQIETSLSAMQELAVSFSV, encoded by the coding sequence ATGAACGAGCAGCTGATCTACCTGGATAACGCGGCCACAAGCTATCCCAAGCCGGATAGCGTTTATGCCGCCATGGATCAATACAGTCGAGACTGTGGCGCACCTGTCGGCCGTGGTGCCTATCGAAAATCGGTTGAATTACAGTCCGAAATCGATCTGTGTCGCAAGCTGGCTGCGGAAGTTCTGGGGGCGGCCCGGCCGGAAGAAGTCAGCTTTACCTTTAATGGCACCGACAGCCTGAATACGATTATTCATGGCGTGCTCAAGCCCGGCGATCATGTCATCACGTCAGACGTCGAACACAATTCCGTGCTGCGACCGCTGCAGACGCTCAAACAGCGCTGGGGACTGGAAGTGACCCACGTTCCTGCGAATGAACAGTCCGTAGTGGATCCGAGCGCCTTCAAAGAGGCACTGCGCGAGAATACGCGGTTGATCGTTCTCAATCATGCCTCCAATGTGACCGGCAGTATTCAACCCATTAATGAAGTGGGGGAGATCGCGCGAAAGGCCGGTGTCCTGTTTCTTGTGGACGCTGCCCAGTCTGTAGGACATATTCCCCTGAATGTTTCTGATCAGCCGATCGATTTTCTGGCGTGTCCCGGGCATAAGGGGCTGCTGGGGCCCCTGGGAACGGGGCTGGTTTACATCCGTGCGGATCTCGCGGATCAGGTCGAGAGCCTGAGACAGGGGGGGACCGGGACCAGCAGCGAAGAAGAGACACAGCCCCTGACGCAGCCCGACAAGTATGAGGCCGGTAACCACAACACACCGGGGCTGGTTGGCTTAAAAGCCGCGCTGGAATACCTGAAACAGCGGGGCATCGACGATCTGAGGCAGCATGAACAGCAATTGACGGGCCTGCTGCTGGAAGGGTTTCGAGCACTCCCCGGTTTTGAGCTGCCAGGGCCTCTGCAGCCCGAAGAGCGTGTGGGCGTCGTCAGCCTGGTCAATCAGAGTGTGGAACCCCAGGTGCTGGCATCGATTCTGGATGAGAACTTCGGGATTCAGATCCGGGCCGGCCTGCATTGCGCTCCCCGGATTCATCGCTCCATTCATTCTCAGGAGTGGGGAGGCACGATCCGTTTCAGTCCCGGGCCTTTTACAACAGTGTCGCAGATTGAGACATCGCTCTCTGCAATGCAGGAGCTGGCGGTTTCTTTTTCAGTCTGA
- the moaA gene encoding GTP 3',8-cyclase MoaA: protein MELQNQLIDSFGRAHNNLRISVTDRCNIRCFYCMPSEDVQFVHRSKILSFEEIVRFVKLVVPLGVNKIRLTGGEPLVRKNIPELVKMIADIPGIQDIGITTNGILLPQYAQPLYDAGLRRINISLDALNAEKFQEITRRDEYEKVREGIRAAHAAGFDPVKINAVSIRNLTENEIVPFGQLARESGAEIRFIEFMPLDADNKWEREKVLFAQEIRDILTQGIMPLVPVEQADKNAPASDFVFEDGVGRIGFIASISNPFCMSCNRFRLTADGKLRNCLFSLDETDIRKLFRTEAPDAEIIAAVKNSIASKKEGHEINTARFIQPDRPMYSIGG, encoded by the coding sequence ATGGAATTGCAGAATCAGCTCATCGATTCGTTCGGGCGGGCTCATAACAACTTGAGAATCAGCGTGACCGATCGCTGTAATATCCGCTGCTTTTATTGCATGCCTTCGGAAGATGTGCAGTTTGTCCACCGCAGCAAGATTCTTTCTTTTGAGGAGATCGTACGCTTTGTCAAGCTGGTGGTTCCGCTGGGCGTCAACAAGATCCGCCTCACCGGGGGGGAGCCGCTGGTTCGCAAAAACATTCCTGAACTGGTCAAAATGATTGCCGACATTCCCGGGATCCAGGATATCGGGATTACCACCAATGGCATCCTGTTGCCGCAATACGCACAGCCGCTCTATGATGCGGGGCTCAGGCGGATCAATATCAGTCTGGACGCGTTGAACGCGGAAAAATTCCAGGAGATCACCCGGCGGGATGAGTATGAGAAAGTCAGAGAAGGGATTCGCGCCGCACATGCTGCCGGCTTTGATCCGGTCAAAATTAATGCGGTCTCCATCCGGAACCTGACTGAAAACGAAATTGTTCCCTTCGGTCAGCTGGCCCGCGAGAGCGGGGCGGAAATCCGTTTCATCGAATTCATGCCCCTGGACGCAGATAATAAATGGGAGCGGGAGAAAGTTCTGTTCGCTCAGGAGATTCGCGATATCCTCACGCAGGGGATTATGCCCCTGGTTCCCGTCGAACAGGCCGACAAAAACGCACCGGCGTCGGACTTCGTGTTCGAAGATGGCGTCGGACGGATTGGTTTTATCGCCTCCATCAGCAATCCGTTCTGCATGAGCTGCAACCGGTTCCGTTTGACCGCGGACGGGAAACTGAGGAACTGTCTTTTCAGTCTGGACGAAACCGACATCCGTAAACTGTTCCGGACCGAGGCACCCGATGCCGAGATCATCGCGGCAGTCAAGAACAGTATCGCCTCCAAAAAAGAGGGGCACGAAATCAATACCGCTCGGTTTATTCAGCCGGATCGTCCCATGTATTCCATCGGAGGCTGA
- a CDS encoding molybdenum cofactor biosynthesis protein MoaE, with product MPDSIAIVEESIDYAALTEQVRSNACGAVVLFMGTVREMTHGKQTVALDYEAYPEMAYKTMQQLIDEARAQWEVHSIGIEHRVGHLTLGEISVAIAVSSAHRSEAFEAGRFLIDRLKEIVPIWKKENWSDGTTEWEHPGISAE from the coding sequence ATGCCCGACTCGATCGCGATTGTTGAGGAATCGATTGATTACGCCGCTCTGACCGAGCAGGTCCGTTCAAATGCCTGCGGGGCCGTAGTGCTGTTTATGGGAACGGTTCGGGAAATGACCCATGGTAAACAGACGGTTGCCCTCGACTACGAAGCTTATCCCGAAATGGCGTACAAAACGATGCAGCAGTTGATCGATGAAGCCCGCGCCCAGTGGGAAGTCCATTCGATAGGCATTGAACATCGCGTGGGGCATCTGACACTCGGGGAAATCAGCGTGGCGATCGCCGTCAGTTCGGCTCATCGGAGTGAAGCGTTCGAAGCCGGGCGATTCCTGATCGATCGTCTGAAAGAGATTGTTCCCATCTGGAAAAAAGAAAACTGGTCAGATGGGACCACTGAATGGGAGCATCCCGGAATCAGCGCAGAATAA
- a CDS encoding MoaD/ThiS family protein, which produces MTASSIQVRLFARARELAGSDTISVHAVDEMTVAWLRTAIAEQYPVLKSLSGQLLIAVDNAYAGEEQPLNAEQEIACFPPVSGG; this is translated from the coding sequence ATGACAGCCTCTTCCATTCAGGTCCGCTTGTTTGCCCGCGCCCGGGAGCTGGCCGGCAGTGATACAATCAGTGTGCATGCCGTTGACGAGATGACGGTCGCCTGGCTGCGGACTGCGATTGCAGAGCAGTATCCCGTACTGAAGTCTTTAAGCGGTCAGTTGTTAATTGCCGTCGATAATGCGTACGCCGGCGAAGAACAGCCATTGAATGCAGAACAGGAAATTGCCTGTTTTCCACCTGTGAGCGGTGGCTAG
- a CDS encoding anaerobic glycerol-3-phosphate dehydrogenase subunit C codes for MDRQQQRIAEDLSSLIAGDVRCDPVTLSIYSSDASLYQVPPLCIAYPQGRDDIIAIAKYAFETHVPIIARGAGTGLVGDAIGTGIVIDCSRFMTGFELLNDNLVLVQPGVVHAQLNRYLKPLGLYFPPDPSNTEVTTVGSMLAIDAAGSRAIRVGSTRDHVNRLEVVLADGTCFDVGNESLSILNQPVAGSSTSLLSEPSPEVRGEQARRTILSKMSKLLTDNAQLIQEKQRSGIPNCSGYFLKGIRTRQHLNLARMLVGSEGTLGLFTSAILHVSPLPAHRGVALLLFGDLSSAIKAVQTIVHEQPSACDLLDRRLLSLARDADPRFAALISPAAEAALLVEQVGFSDSQVQQRLHNVTLAVKNINSRVVVAMETHQPDEVDFLWSLPQKVVPSLSRLPGESRPQPFVEDIAVPPERLNEFSQKAQKVFQRHEVTATFYAHAASGQIHLRPFLPALTEKNAPILEGIARDLYQTVFSVNGTISGEHGDGLARTAFLRSQYGDLYRVFREVKDIFDPHNLLNPGKIINDDPHVTIRNLRPVPEKFPELVDLQLNWTPQELQNEASRCNGCGSCRRQDDGSRMCPVFRIEPVEEASPRAKANLFRGLLSGAIHPNELSSQDTKRLADTCVNCKQCVLDCPSSVNIPQMAIEAKAAYVSANGLDHTDWILSRAHSFGPLGSTLSMAANWAINNSTARWVMEKMMGIHRHRKLPLFSRRSFLRSVPRRLTKRPRPGSDPDLVIFFVDYYANYHDPELAHALLAILQHNQIPVYIPPLQLASGMAMVSAGDLIAARSLAKENIQILSEFAREGHRIVCPEPASAICLKQEYPMLVPGEESEVIASQVLEAGAYLWERHEAGRLRTDFGRLSLELDYHTPCHIKALSTRSALKELLALIPELQVNTIEKGCSGMAGTYGLARETFETSKLIGQELIEHMKITNVHAGATECSSCKMQMEQESSIPTIHPIKLLALSYGLMPEIERSLQPQKKKLVVS; via the coding sequence TTGGACCGTCAACAACAACGAATCGCAGAAGATCTCTCCAGCCTGATTGCAGGCGATGTGCGATGCGATCCGGTGACGTTGTCCATTTACTCCAGCGATGCCAGCCTCTACCAGGTTCCTCCGCTCTGTATCGCGTATCCGCAGGGACGCGACGATATCATTGCGATTGCGAAATATGCATTTGAAACGCATGTCCCGATCATAGCCCGCGGGGCCGGTACCGGTCTGGTGGGCGATGCGATCGGCACCGGGATCGTCATCGACTGTTCGCGGTTCATGACCGGGTTTGAACTGCTCAATGACAACCTGGTTCTGGTTCAGCCTGGTGTAGTTCATGCCCAGTTGAATCGCTACCTGAAACCGTTGGGGCTCTATTTCCCTCCCGACCCGTCCAATACGGAAGTGACCACGGTCGGCAGCATGCTGGCCATCGATGCGGCTGGCTCACGTGCGATCCGCGTCGGCTCAACGCGCGACCACGTCAATCGGCTGGAAGTCGTGCTCGCCGATGGAACCTGCTTTGACGTCGGGAATGAAAGTCTGTCGATCCTCAACCAGCCCGTCGCCGGTTCGAGTACTTCTTTGCTCAGCGAGCCTTCTCCGGAAGTGCGGGGCGAGCAGGCGCGGCGGACGATTTTGAGCAAAATGTCCAAGCTGCTCACCGATAATGCACAGCTGATTCAGGAAAAACAGCGTTCCGGCATTCCCAACTGCAGCGGTTATTTTCTGAAAGGGATCAGGACCCGACAGCATCTCAACCTGGCGCGGATGCTGGTGGGCTCGGAAGGGACCCTGGGGCTGTTTACCTCGGCCATCCTGCACGTCTCTCCCCTGCCTGCACATCGGGGCGTGGCGCTGCTCCTGTTCGGCGATCTCTCTTCAGCGATCAAAGCGGTGCAGACCATTGTTCACGAACAGCCCTCCGCCTGTGATCTGCTCGACCGTCGGCTGTTGTCGCTGGCCCGGGATGCCGATCCCCGCTTTGCTGCACTGATTTCACCCGCGGCGGAAGCAGCGCTGCTGGTAGAGCAGGTCGGTTTCAGTGATTCGCAGGTCCAGCAGCGACTGCATAATGTGACCCTGGCTGTGAAAAACATCAACTCCCGCGTCGTTGTGGCGATGGAAACCCATCAGCCGGACGAGGTCGATTTCCTCTGGTCGCTGCCGCAGAAAGTCGTACCTTCGCTCAGTCGCCTCCCCGGAGAATCGCGCCCGCAGCCGTTTGTGGAAGATATTGCGGTTCCTCCGGAACGACTCAATGAGTTCTCACAGAAAGCTCAGAAAGTCTTTCAGCGACACGAGGTCACGGCGACGTTCTATGCGCATGCCGCCTCAGGACAGATTCACCTCCGCCCCTTTTTACCCGCACTCACAGAGAAGAACGCCCCGATTCTGGAAGGCATCGCCCGCGATCTGTATCAGACCGTCTTTTCCGTCAACGGGACGATCAGCGGTGAGCATGGCGATGGTCTCGCAAGGACCGCATTTCTCCGTTCTCAGTACGGCGATCTGTATCGTGTCTTCCGTGAAGTGAAAGACATTTTTGATCCGCACAACCTGCTCAATCCCGGGAAGATTATCAACGACGACCCGCACGTGACGATCCGCAATCTCCGTCCGGTTCCCGAGAAGTTTCCCGAACTGGTCGACCTGCAGCTGAACTGGACACCGCAGGAACTGCAGAACGAAGCCAGTCGCTGCAACGGCTGTGGCTCCTGCCGCCGACAGGATGACGGTTCCCGCATGTGTCCCGTGTTTCGCATCGAGCCGGTGGAAGAAGCCTCGCCCCGTGCCAAGGCCAACCTGTTCCGCGGGCTGCTTTCGGGGGCCATTCACCCCAACGAACTTTCTTCCCAGGATACCAAACGCCTCGCGGATACCTGCGTGAACTGCAAGCAGTGCGTGCTCGATTGTCCTTCTTCGGTCAATATTCCCCAGATGGCCATCGAAGCCAAGGCCGCGTACGTCTCGGCCAACGGGCTCGATCATACCGACTGGATTCTCTCCCGCGCGCATTCGTTTGGTCCCCTGGGCAGCACACTCTCCATGGCCGCCAACTGGGCAATCAATAATTCGACGGCCCGCTGGGTGATGGAAAAAATGATGGGCATTCATCGGCACCGCAAGCTGCCGCTGTTTTCCCGCAGATCCTTTCTGCGCTCGGTTCCCCGCAGGCTGACGAAACGCCCCCGGCCAGGCAGTGATCCCGATCTCGTCATTTTTTTCGTGGATTACTACGCCAACTATCATGACCCTGAGCTGGCACATGCCTTGCTGGCCATTCTGCAGCATAATCAGATTCCCGTCTACATTCCGCCGCTGCAGCTCGCTTCAGGCATGGCGATGGTCTCGGCTGGCGACCTGATTGCCGCCCGCAGCCTGGCGAAGGAAAACATCCAGATTCTGAGTGAATTTGCCCGCGAAGGTCATCGCATCGTCTGTCCCGAACCCGCGTCTGCGATCTGTCTCAAGCAGGAATATCCGATGCTGGTCCCCGGGGAAGAGAGCGAGGTCATTGCCAGTCAGGTTCTGGAAGCGGGTGCCTATCTCTGGGAGCGGCATGAAGCGGGACGCCTGCGAACTGATTTTGGACGACTCTCACTGGAGCTGGATTATCATACACCCTGTCATATCAAGGCCTTATCGACGCGGTCGGCTTTAAAAGAGCTTCTCGCTTTGATTCCTGAGCTGCAGGTGAATACAATTGAAAAAGGGTGTTCCGGCATGGCGGGGACTTATGGTCTCGCCCGGGAGACCTTCGAGACGTCCAAACTGATCGGTCAGGAACTGATCGAGCACATGAAAATAACAAACGTTCATGCGGGTGCGACGGAATGCAGCAGTTGCAAAATGCAGATGGAGCAGGAATCTTCGATTCCGACCATCCACCCGATCAAGCTACTGGCACTTTCTTATGGACTCATGCCGGAAATTGAACGGTCTTTGCAGCCCCAGAAGAAAAAACTGGTAGTGTCATGA